From the Oncorhynchus kisutch isolate 150728-3 unplaced genomic scaffold, Okis_V2 scaffold808, whole genome shotgun sequence genome, one window contains:
- the LOC116362193 gene encoding early growth response protein 2b-like produces MMTAKTLEKVPVSLGGYVHPVSDSIYSVDHDSLPPGVAIFPNADLGGHYHDHLSGVPDGLMSGDMNLEKRSLDLSYSSFSQPPSHRNQTFTYMGKFSIDSQYPGNWNPEGVINIVSAGILGMTQPSSASSSPASSGSPGHFSSTLSCTMAQNQADMEHHLYSSPPPYGCGEVYQDPSAFLSTGPGISYPPPSYSSPKPNTDSGLFPIIPDYAGFFQPTCQRDMQAMPDRKPFPCPLDSFRVPPPLTPLNTIRNFTLGGPVSDGPRLPTAYSPQNLPLRPILRPRKYPNRPSKTPVHERPYPCPAEGCDRRFSRSDELTRHIRIHTGHKPFQCRICMRNFSRSDHLTTHIRTHTGEKPFACDFCGRKFARSDERKRHTKIHLRQKERKSSTAPSNNTNSDRSGTGSISTSSGVCSSSTGQLAGCPSRAV; encoded by the exons ATGATGACGGCTAAAACTTTAGAGAAAGTCCCGGTCTCTCTGGGTGGGTATGTCCATCCTGTCTCTGATTCCATCTACTCTGTGGATCATGACAGTCTGCCGCCCGGGGTGGCTATCTTTCCTAACGCTGATTTAGGAGGCCACTACCACGACCATCTTAGCGGAGTTCCAG ATGGCTTGATGAGTGGCGATATGAACTTAGAGAAACGCTCTCTCGACCTGTCTTACTCTAGCTTCTCCCAGCCACCTAGCCATCGGAACCAGACCTTCACCTACATGGGAAAGTTCTCCATCGACTCTCAGTATCCCGGTAACTGGAACCCCGAGGGCGTCATCAACATTGTGAGTGCGGGGATCCTGGGCATGACCCAGCCATCTTCCGCCTCCTCCTCCCCGGCGTCCTCCGGCTCTCCCGGCCATTTCTCCTCCACGCTCAGCTGCACCATGGCCCAGAACCAGGCCGACATGGAGCACCACCTCTACTCTTCCCCGCCTCCCTACGGCTGTGGGGAGGTCTACCAGGACCCGTCGGCCTTCCTCTCCACCGGGCCCGGTATCTCTTACCCGCCGCCGTCCTACTCCTCCCCTAAACCCAACACAGACTCGGGTCTCTTCCCCATCATCCCAGACTATGCTGGGTTCTTTCAGCCGACCTGTCAGAGGGACATGCAGGCCATGCCTGACCGCAAGCCCTTCCCCTGCCCACTGGACTCCTTTAGAGTACCCCCACCTCTGACTCCCCTGAACACTATTAGGAACTTTACATTAGGTGGGCCGGTCTCGGATGGACCCAGACTCCCCACCGCGTACAGCCCCCAGAACCTCCCCCTGAGACCCATCCTGCGGCCCAGAAAATATCCCAACAGGCCGAGCAAGACCCCGGTCCATGAGCGGCCGTACCCCTGCCCAGCGGAAGGCTGCGACCGGCGGTTCTCTCGGTCTGACGAGCTGACCAGACACATCCGGATCCACACGGGACACAAACCGTTCCAGTGCCGGATCTGCATGAGGAACTTTAGCCGCAGCGACCACCTCACCACGCACATCCGCACGCACACCGGAGAGAAGCCCTTCGCCTGTGATTTCTGTGGCCGTAAGTTCGCGAGGAGCGACGAGCGCAAAAGACACACCAAGATTCAtctcagacagaaagagagaaaatcaTCCACTGCGCCATCAAACAACACGAACTCTGATCGCTCCGGTACCGGTTCTATAAGCACATCTAGCGGAGTCTGCTCCTCCAGCACGGGACAGCTGGCGGGATGCCCCTCGCGGGCGGTATAG